From the Streptomyces pluripotens genome, one window contains:
- a CDS encoding GntR family transcriptional regulator, with product MGTTQLESVPEPKYWHLKTVLSEALDSEFSVGEILPNERELAARFGVARATLRQALEQLELEGRLQRRRGVGTTVAPPRVGVAVGTEQHAWPGASGDVWQSVDSVLATPPAVVAAALECSTDEPVHTVRRSRMSHGQRVATELLYILAAAVPDLTAIDAPSGAARARAVLRELQHLTLEGQDRAVELGSARADDAKELDRLPGSPVLVVTTRFFAQGRTAAVSVATYRADTCRLTFGDPAGVEIHHDPEQQAS from the coding sequence GTGGGGACCACGCAGCTGGAATCGGTGCCGGAACCGAAGTACTGGCATCTCAAGACCGTTCTCAGTGAGGCATTGGACTCCGAGTTCTCGGTCGGTGAGATCCTGCCCAATGAGCGCGAGCTCGCCGCCCGCTTCGGCGTGGCCCGTGCGACGCTGCGCCAGGCTCTGGAGCAGCTTGAACTGGAGGGCCGACTGCAGCGACGACGCGGCGTCGGCACCACCGTCGCACCCCCACGCGTCGGCGTGGCCGTAGGCACCGAGCAGCACGCCTGGCCGGGGGCCAGCGGAGACGTCTGGCAGTCCGTTGACAGTGTCCTGGCGACACCGCCTGCGGTGGTAGCCGCGGCGCTGGAATGCAGCACGGACGAGCCCGTCCACACGGTGCGCCGGTCCCGCATGTCCCACGGCCAGCGCGTCGCCACCGAACTTCTCTACATCCTGGCGGCGGCGGTGCCCGACCTCACCGCGATCGACGCCCCCTCCGGCGCTGCACGCGCGCGTGCGGTGCTACGCGAACTGCAGCACCTGACACTGGAGGGGCAGGACCGCGCCGTCGAGCTGGGCTCCGCGCGTGCGGACGACGCCAAGGAACTCGACCGGCTCCCCGGCTCGCCCGTCCTCGTCGTCACCACCCGCTTCTTCGCCCAGGGCCGCACCGCCGCAGTGTCCGTCGCCACATACCGCGCCGACACCTGCCGACTGACCTTTGGCGACCCGGCCGGAGTGGAGATACACCACGACCCCGAGCAGCAGGCCTCCTGA
- a CDS encoding phosphotransferase enzyme family protein, with product MSGEAEAMVVARLLALLYRITPAAVSQGPSGTATRNYLAEDREGGRWFVKAYPPGTDVAEERRALALGEMTRRGGVPVPGVRRTVTGDVIASAGGLSVSVAQYVADAQTAEGGLSGGRWASVGETVGRLHRVLACHPVGPPRPVASRAVCDVARAGRRLEELLARWSAAPPAPEGFAAWCAQTAEQRRAALPEVAARLEKLPATVMTQVVHGDLASPNLLLRGEAVAAVIDFRPPSHRSAAWELGRIVLDPRTVLARPDEWIPGLARAVGAYRAANPRLPAEDLLAVPRVAAGYLACSVYPLSEPLNDPAAVTPALEAYGHARHEAAGVLWERLDEAEEVLRDVLR from the coding sequence ATGAGCGGCGAGGCCGAGGCGATGGTCGTGGCCAGGCTCCTGGCGCTGCTGTACCGGATCACACCGGCGGCAGTCAGCCAGGGCCCGTCGGGAACGGCGACCCGCAACTACCTCGCCGAGGACCGTGAGGGCGGGCGGTGGTTCGTGAAGGCGTACCCGCCCGGCACTGATGTGGCCGAGGAGCGGCGGGCGCTGGCTCTGGGGGAGATGACCAGGCGGGGCGGGGTGCCGGTACCGGGCGTGCGGCGGACGGTGACCGGCGACGTGATCGCCTCAGCCGGAGGGCTGTCGGTGTCCGTGGCGCAGTACGTCGCGGATGCGCAGACCGCGGAGGGCGGTCTGTCCGGCGGCCGGTGGGCGTCAGTGGGTGAGACCGTGGGCCGGCTGCACCGGGTCCTGGCCTGCCACCCGGTCGGACCGCCGCGCCCTGTTGCGTCCCGCGCAGTGTGCGACGTCGCGCGGGCCGGGCGGCGGCTGGAGGAACTCCTCGCCCGCTGGTCCGCCGCGCCGCCGGCACCGGAAGGGTTCGCCGCCTGGTGCGCCCAGACCGCGGAGCAGCGTCGTGCCGCCCTTCCCGAGGTTGCGGCCCGCCTGGAGAAGCTGCCGGCCACCGTGATGACGCAGGTCGTGCACGGTGACCTTGCCTCGCCCAACCTGCTGCTGCGCGGCGAGGCGGTCGCCGCGGTGATCGACTTCCGGCCGCCGTCGCATCGCAGTGCCGCCTGGGAGCTCGGCCGGATCGTGCTGGACCCGCGCACCGTCCTGGCCCGCCCGGACGAATGGATCCCGGGCCTGGCCCGCGCGGTCGGTGCCTACCGGGCGGCGAACCCGCGGCTTCCGGCCGAGGACCTCCTCGCCGTGCCGCGGGTTGCCGCCGGGTACCTGGCCTGCTCGGTCTATCCCCTGTCCGAGCCGCTGAACGATCCCGCTGCGGTTACCCCGGCGCTGGAGGCGTACGGGCACGCCCGGCACGAGGCCGCGGGCGTGCTGTGGGAGCGCCTGGACGAAGCCGAGGAGGTGCTCCGTGATGTCCTGCGGTGA
- a CDS encoding NUDIX hydrolase, with protein sequence MPPSSTAVRRTVEAYLHRHPGERDALTGLLAALDRPVDATARTTLPGHVTCSAVVIDRQGRVLHIRHRSTGGRMLTPGGHIEPADRTLLAAALREVSEEAGIPPGALCPTRQLLGSPIDIDVHDIAANLSKGEPAHRHYDVRYVFYLAGEEPPAIVLQDEEVSGAQWLPQPEVTSPTLRAKLLQARLDGWPEPVKASALIHDGAGRYLLHLRDHKPGVIWESGAFALLGGGRTHDDQSLEGTLLRELSEEVPDLRLKDLTPYAVEAATSIDGLSVPGQVFAGRWRGSPERLRLHEGVLLHWFTPDRLDRLRLSPATHALIHRHAAENPLDDGQAVAPFVWDGGSRTVLNGIGVHLHLEDDEGRVLLGLRHPDAKFAGDTWHYLAGRCEQESALACLVREAWEEAGLVIDPADVELAHVVHVVDTPGSLPLMQLVFRARRWEGAPEVREPDKCLTWKWWPARELPDRLVSYTRRAISSIAEGRAFSQMGW encoded by the coding sequence ATGCCCCCCAGCTCCACCGCAGTCCGCAGGACCGTCGAGGCATACCTCCACCGGCACCCCGGCGAGCGCGACGCCCTGACCGGGCTGCTCGCCGCCCTGGACCGGCCCGTCGATGCGACCGCACGGACGACGCTGCCTGGGCACGTCACGTGCAGCGCCGTCGTCATCGACCGGCAGGGCCGGGTGCTGCACATCCGGCACCGGTCCACCGGCGGCCGCATGCTCACTCCCGGTGGCCACATCGAGCCCGCCGACCGCACACTGCTCGCCGCGGCGCTGCGCGAGGTGTCGGAGGAGGCAGGGATCCCGCCGGGTGCCCTGTGCCCGACCCGGCAGCTTCTCGGCTCTCCGATCGACATCGACGTCCACGACATCGCCGCCAACCTGTCCAAGGGTGAACCGGCCCACCGCCACTACGACGTCCGCTACGTCTTCTACCTCGCCGGGGAGGAGCCGCCGGCGATCGTGCTGCAGGACGAGGAGGTGTCCGGCGCCCAGTGGCTCCCGCAGCCGGAGGTCACCTCGCCGACTCTGCGCGCGAAGCTCCTCCAGGCGCGGCTGGACGGCTGGCCGGAGCCGGTGAAGGCCTCCGCTCTGATCCACGACGGGGCCGGCCGCTACCTGCTCCACTTGCGCGACCACAAGCCCGGCGTCATCTGGGAGTCGGGGGCGTTCGCCCTCCTCGGCGGCGGGCGTACGCACGACGACCAGAGCCTTGAGGGCACGCTGCTGCGGGAGCTGTCCGAGGAGGTGCCCGACCTCCGCCTCAAGGACCTCACGCCCTACGCCGTGGAGGCCGCCACCAGCATCGACGGCCTCAGCGTCCCAGGTCAGGTGTTCGCGGGCCGGTGGCGCGGCAGCCCCGAGCGGCTCCGGCTACACGAGGGGGTGCTGCTGCACTGGTTCACACCCGACAGGCTGGACCGGCTGCGGCTGAGCCCCGCCACCCACGCACTGATTCACCGGCACGCCGCCGAGAATCCTCTGGACGACGGCCAGGCCGTGGCTCCTTTCGTGTGGGACGGGGGCAGCCGGACCGTGCTGAACGGCATCGGGGTCCACCTCCACCTCGAAGACGACGAGGGCCGGGTGCTGCTCGGCCTGCGTCACCCCGATGCGAAGTTCGCGGGCGACACCTGGCATTACCTCGCCGGGCGGTGCGAGCAGGAGTCCGCCCTCGCGTGCCTGGTCCGCGAGGCGTGGGAGGAGGCGGGGCTGGTCATCGACCCCGCTGACGTCGAGCTTGCGCACGTCGTCCATGTCGTGGACACCCCAGGCAGCCTGCCCTTGATGCAGCTCGTCTTCCGAGCGCGCCGGTGGGAGGGCGCTCCGGAGGTCCGTGAGCCTGACAAGTGCCTGACCTGGAAGTGGTGGCCGGCGCGCGAGCTTCCGGACCGTCTCGTCTCCTACACCCGGAGGGCCATCAGCAGCATCGCCGAGGGCCGCGCGTTCTCGCAGATGGGCTGGTAA
- a CDS encoding trans-sulfuration enzyme family protein: protein MDAASTGAYDDVRTASRALATEAVHAGRDDLARQGLHAPPIDLSTTYPSYDSRAEAARIDAFATDGADPSGPPVYGRLGNPTVSRFETALARLEGTESAVAFASGMAALSAVLLARSATGLRHVVAVRPLYGCSDHLLTAGLLGTEVTWTDPAGIADALRPDTGLVMVESPANPTLAELDLRAVAHACGSVPLLADNTFATPVLQRPVEQGARLVLHSATKYLGGHGDVLAGVVACDEEFAGRLRQIRFATGGVLHPLAGYLLLRGLSTLPVRVRAASANAAELARRLTADPRVARVHYPRIGGAMIAFEVHGDPHEIISRVRLVTPAVSLGSVDTLIQHPASISHRIVDADDRRGAGVSDRLLRLSVGLEDVDDLWADLDTALGEYVGTPVPLQEVRG from the coding sequence ATGGACGCAGCGAGCACCGGTGCCTACGACGACGTACGCACCGCTTCGAGAGCCCTGGCCACCGAGGCCGTACACGCCGGCCGCGACGATCTCGCCCGTCAGGGCCTGCACGCCCCGCCGATCGATCTGTCCACCACCTACCCCTCCTACGACAGCCGCGCCGAGGCCGCCCGCATCGACGCCTTCGCCACCGACGGCGCCGACCCGTCCGGGCCGCCCGTCTACGGCCGCCTCGGCAATCCCACCGTCTCCCGCTTCGAGACCGCACTCGCCCGTTTGGAAGGCACCGAGTCGGCGGTCGCCTTCGCCAGTGGCATGGCCGCGCTCAGCGCGGTCCTCCTCGCCCGCTCCGCCACAGGCCTACGGCATGTCGTGGCTGTACGCCCCCTGTACGGCTGTAGCGATCATCTCCTGACCGCCGGACTGCTCGGCACCGAGGTCACCTGGACCGATCCGGCAGGCATCGCCGATGCGCTGCGCCCGGACACCGGTCTGGTGATGGTCGAGTCCCCGGCCAACCCGACGCTCGCCGAACTGGACCTGCGGGCCGTGGCCCATGCCTGTGGCTCGGTTCCGCTGCTCGCCGACAACACGTTCGCCACGCCGGTGCTGCAACGACCGGTCGAACAGGGCGCACGGCTGGTGCTGCACAGCGCCACCAAGTACCTCGGCGGTCACGGCGATGTGCTGGCCGGGGTGGTCGCCTGCGACGAGGAGTTCGCGGGCCGACTGCGGCAGATACGGTTCGCCACGGGGGGTGTCCTGCATCCACTGGCGGGCTACCTGCTGCTGCGCGGGCTCTCCACCCTGCCGGTGCGGGTGCGGGCCGCCTCCGCGAACGCCGCCGAACTGGCCCGCCGCCTCACCGCCGACCCGCGCGTGGCCCGGGTGCACTATCCGCGGATCGGCGGCGCGATGATCGCTTTCGAGGTGCACGGCGACCCGCACGAGATCATCTCCCGGGTCCGTCTCGTCACCCCCGCGGTGAGCTTGGGCAGCGTGGACACGCTCATCCAGCACCCTGCGTCCATCAGTCACCGGATCGTCGACGCCGACGACCGGCGCGGTGCCGGGGTGAGCGACCGACTGCTGCGGCTGTCGGTGGGCCTGGAAGACGTCGACGACCTGTGGGCAGACCTGGACACCGCCCTGGGGGAGTACGTGGGTACGCCGGTCCCACTTCAGGAGGTCCGGGGATGA
- a CDS encoding ROK family transcriptional regulator: protein MGQLTGGDPSLLRRINSAVVLHALRAADCATLTEITRVTGLSRPTVEGVVEGLTEAGLVVETAADEGTARRQGRPARRFRFRAEAGHLLGLEIGPHRVAALLSDLDGRVLGAQAKEVDVTDPADERLDRLRGVVAELLRRAGIARSSLRAVGVGTPGIVEADGTVRLGTALPQWTGLRLGDRLSRSFKCPVLVENDANAAVVAEHWKGAARESDDVVFVLAGLSPGAGSLIGGRLHRGYGGAAGEIGALHLLGREVTPETLLSTTDEPLHPLDEQAVAEVFALARGGDQRARAAVERFIQRLVHDVAALVLALDPELVVIGGWASGLDGVLEPLRRELARYCLRPPQVTLSLLGEAAVATGALRLALDHVEAQLFAVEGTATARR, encoded by the coding sequence GTGGGGCAGCTGACCGGCGGTGACCCCTCGCTGCTGCGAAGGATCAATTCCGCGGTGGTGCTGCACGCACTGCGTGCTGCGGACTGCGCGACGCTCACCGAGATCACCCGGGTCACCGGGCTGTCCCGGCCTACTGTCGAAGGCGTCGTGGAAGGGCTCACCGAGGCAGGGCTCGTCGTGGAGACGGCGGCGGACGAGGGTACGGCACGCCGCCAGGGGCGGCCCGCCCGCCGGTTCAGGTTCCGGGCTGAGGCAGGACATCTGCTGGGTCTGGAGATCGGGCCACACCGGGTCGCGGCACTCCTGTCCGACCTGGATGGGCGGGTGCTGGGCGCACAAGCCAAGGAGGTCGACGTGACCGACCCGGCGGACGAGCGGCTCGACCGGCTGCGCGGTGTGGTCGCCGAACTGCTGCGACGGGCCGGGATCGCACGCAGTTCGCTACGCGCGGTCGGGGTGGGCACGCCGGGCATCGTGGAGGCGGACGGCACGGTACGGCTGGGCACGGCCCTGCCCCAGTGGACGGGCCTGCGGCTGGGTGACCGCCTCAGCCGCTCTTTCAAGTGCCCGGTGCTGGTGGAGAACGACGCCAACGCGGCCGTCGTCGCCGAGCACTGGAAGGGCGCCGCGAGGGAGTCGGACGACGTGGTGTTCGTGCTGGCCGGGCTGAGCCCCGGGGCGGGCTCGCTGATCGGCGGACGGCTGCACCGCGGCTACGGCGGGGCGGCTGGGGAGATCGGCGCGCTGCATCTGCTCGGCCGGGAGGTGACCCCGGAGACTCTGCTGTCCACCACTGACGAACCCCTGCACCCGCTGGACGAACAAGCGGTCGCCGAGGTGTTCGCGCTGGCTCGGGGGGGCGACCAGCGGGCGCGCGCGGCCGTCGAACGGTTCATCCAGCGGCTCGTACACGACGTGGCCGCGCTGGTGTTGGCGCTCGATCCGGAGCTGGTCGTGATCGGTGGCTGGGCATCCGGTCTCGACGGCGTCTTGGAACCGCTGCGCCGCGAACTGGCGCGCTACTGTCTGCGCCCGCCCCAGGTGACGCTGTCGCTGCTGGGCGAGGCGGCCGTGGCCACGGGCGCGCTGCGGCTCGCCCTGGACCACGTCGAGGCGCAGTTGTTCGCTGTGGAGGGCACGGCGACGGCACGGCGCTGA
- a CDS encoding GNAT family N-acetyltransferase, with amino-acid sequence MSDVTRARHGRPVHHWRRDMVELAALFTAVAVADGVANLIGHGPDGPALLVISAIVLAATAGFHAWWARRHGHAPPASDTSARSAAGTPPTGPAPTGIPMDRAAGASVLWRMRTTVKDEPGSLAALCMVLAEQRVDILSLQTHPLADGTVDEFLLRAPAALPAAEISRAAALAGGTSTWIERADAHDLVDAPTRVLGLAARTALDAAELPLALRQLLGRCTIRSLPGTPAGGGRGPEPVPVEGLLEDTVIRLRAPEGGVLTVERPYLPFTPTEFARARALVELDGRLGPRVPSSHDVLTLAAGDDITVRRVGTADLAAAKAMHERCSPRTLGMRYHGPVGDADRYLKHLLSPRFGRTLAAQTASGRIVGLGHLLWDGDETEVALLIEDDWQRRGIGAELLGRLVTMAVEAGCESVYAVTQASNTGMVAAMRGLGLPLDYQVEEGTLVITARLDATPVASRPPHDGGLRRLGGPTHRD; translated from the coding sequence ATGTCTGATGTGACCCGGGCGAGACACGGTCGCCCCGTGCACCACTGGCGGCGGGATATGGTCGAGCTCGCCGCGCTCTTCACCGCCGTCGCCGTGGCGGACGGGGTGGCGAACCTGATCGGGCACGGGCCCGACGGCCCGGCCCTGCTGGTGATCTCGGCGATCGTGCTGGCAGCGACGGCCGGCTTCCACGCCTGGTGGGCGCGCCGACACGGGCACGCGCCACCAGCCAGCGATACCAGCGCCCGGTCGGCCGCCGGAACGCCGCCGACCGGGCCCGCGCCCACCGGCATCCCCATGGACCGCGCGGCTGGTGCGAGCGTGCTGTGGCGGATGCGGACGACGGTGAAGGACGAGCCGGGTTCGCTGGCCGCACTGTGCATGGTGCTTGCCGAGCAGCGAGTCGACATTCTCAGCCTGCAGACGCATCCGCTGGCCGACGGCACCGTGGACGAGTTCCTGCTCCGGGCGCCCGCAGCACTGCCTGCGGCCGAGATCTCCCGCGCGGCGGCACTGGCCGGAGGTACGTCCACCTGGATCGAACGCGCCGACGCTCACGATCTGGTCGACGCCCCCACCCGGGTACTCGGCCTGGCTGCACGCACGGCACTGGACGCCGCCGAACTGCCGCTAGCCCTGCGCCAGCTCCTGGGCCGTTGCACGATCCGCTCACTGCCCGGCACACCGGCCGGTGGGGGACGTGGTCCGGAGCCCGTGCCGGTCGAGGGCCTGCTGGAGGACACCGTCATCCGGCTGCGGGCGCCGGAGGGTGGTGTGCTCACCGTGGAGCGGCCGTATCTGCCCTTCACGCCGACCGAGTTCGCGCGGGCCCGGGCGCTGGTGGAACTGGACGGCCGGCTCGGTCCCCGGGTTCCGAGCAGCCACGATGTGCTGACGCTGGCCGCGGGCGACGACATCACCGTGCGCCGGGTCGGTACCGCGGATCTTGCCGCGGCGAAGGCGATGCACGAGCGCTGCTCCCCGCGCACCCTCGGTATGCGTTACCACGGCCCGGTCGGCGACGCGGACCGCTATCTGAAGCACTTGCTCAGCCCTCGCTTCGGGCGGACGCTGGCCGCGCAGACCGCCTCGGGCCGCATCGTCGGCCTCGGGCACCTGCTGTGGGACGGGGACGAGACCGAGGTCGCACTGTTGATCGAGGACGATTGGCAGCGGCGTGGCATCGGCGCCGAACTACTCGGCCGCCTGGTGACGATGGCGGTGGAAGCCGGCTGCGAGAGTGTGTACGCCGTGACGCAGGCCTCCAACACGGGGATGGTAGCTGCGATGCGCGGCCTCGGGCTGCCCCTGGACTACCAGGTCGAGGAGGGCACGCTGGTCATCACGGCCCGGCTGGACGCCACCCCGGTCGCCTCCCGTCCGCCGCATGACGGCGGTCTGCGGCGGCTTGGCGGTCCGACCCACCGGGACTGA
- a CDS encoding NADPH-dependent F420 reductase: MRYAVLGTGEVGRTLGGRLLELGHEVTLGSRSKDNPVAHEWATAAAGRAHAGNFADAAAAAEVVINAVGGRVALQALEAAGGEHLDGKIVVDVSNPLAIEDGELRLDPVESDSVGERIQRAFPRARVVKTLNTVNCQVMTEPGRVPGEHNVFVCGEDAEAKEQVIVMLGEFGWPAQRVWDLGGIRSARAVEMYLPLWLGLFRRIGNADFNIEVRRAH; the protein is encoded by the coding sequence ATGCGTTACGCGGTACTGGGCACGGGCGAGGTGGGCCGCACGCTGGGTGGCAGACTGCTGGAGCTGGGGCACGAAGTGACCCTCGGATCCCGCTCCAAGGACAACCCGGTGGCCCACGAGTGGGCCACGGCCGCGGCGGGCCGGGCCCACGCGGGGAACTTCGCGGACGCGGCCGCAGCCGCCGAGGTGGTGATCAACGCAGTCGGCGGCCGGGTGGCACTCCAAGCGCTGGAGGCGGCGGGCGGGGAGCACCTCGACGGCAAGATCGTGGTGGACGTGTCCAATCCCCTGGCCATCGAGGACGGGGAGCTGCGCCTGGACCCCGTGGAGTCGGACAGCGTGGGCGAGCGCATTCAGCGGGCCTTCCCGCGCGCACGCGTGGTGAAGACGCTGAACACCGTCAACTGCCAGGTGATGACGGAGCCGGGACGGGTGCCGGGCGAACACAACGTGTTCGTGTGCGGCGAGGACGCCGAAGCCAAGGAGCAGGTCATCGTGATGCTTGGGGAGTTCGGCTGGCCGGCGCAACGGGTGTGGGACCTGGGCGGCATCCGGTCGGCGCGCGCGGTGGAGATGTATCTGCCACTGTGGCTCGGACTGTTCCGGCGGATCGGGAACGCGGACTTCAACATCGAAGTGCGGCGGGCCCATTGA
- the mug gene encoding G/U mismatch-specific DNA glycosylase, with protein MTRLTKADLEAARDRLVPDVVTDGLRVLFCGINPGLMTAATGHHFARPGNRFWPVLHLSGFTPRQLAPAEQQELLSYGLGITNVVARATARADELTAEEYIAGGRRLTAKVRRLQPGWLAVVGVTAYRAAFGARTAQVGPQEGGIGNTRIWVLPNPSGLNAHWTAATMAAEFARLRTATEA; from the coding sequence CTGACCCGTCTCACCAAGGCGGACTTGGAGGCCGCCCGCGACCGACTCGTCCCGGATGTGGTCACGGACGGCCTCCGGGTGCTCTTTTGCGGCATCAACCCGGGTTTGATGACGGCTGCGACCGGCCATCACTTCGCCCGCCCTGGCAACCGCTTCTGGCCGGTGCTGCACCTGTCGGGTTTCACCCCGCGACAGCTCGCCCCGGCCGAACAGCAGGAACTGCTGTCGTACGGGCTGGGCATCACGAACGTGGTGGCTCGGGCGACCGCACGGGCGGACGAGCTGACCGCCGAGGAGTACATCGCGGGCGGACGGCGGCTGACCGCAAAGGTGCGGCGACTTCAGCCGGGGTGGCTGGCCGTGGTCGGAGTGACCGCGTACCGTGCCGCGTTCGGCGCCCGCACAGCGCAAGTGGGGCCTCAGGAAGGGGGTATCGGCAACACCCGGATCTGGGTGCTGCCCAATCCCAGCGGGCTGAACGCGCACTGGACGGCGGCGACGATGGCAGCGGAGTTCGCGCGGCTGCGCACGGCGACGGAGGCTTGA
- the purB gene encoding adenylosuccinate lyase produces the protein MTSAPAKPRIPNVLAGRYASAELATLWSPEQKVKLERQLWLAVLRAQKDLGIEVPEGAIADYEHVLDTVDLASIAEREKVTRHDVKARIEEFNDLAGHEHVHKGMTSRDLTENVEQLQIRLSLELMRDRTVAVLARLGRLAGEYAELVMAGRSHNVAAQATTLGKRFATAADELLVAHARLEELLDRYPLRGIKGPVGTAQDMLDLLGGDASKLAELENRVARHLGFSQALTSVGQVYPRSLDYEVVTALVQLAAAPSSLAKTIRLMAGHELVTEGFKPGQVGSSAMPHKMNTRSCERVNGLMVILRGYASMTGELAGDQWNEGDVSCSVVRRVALPDAFFALDGLLETFLTVLDEFGAFPAVIARELDRYLPFLATTKVLMGAVRAGVGREVAHEAIKENAVSTALAMREQGAERNDLLDKLAADERLPLDREQLQALMADKLSFTGAAGDQVGAVIGRIEEIAKQRPEAAGYTPGAIL, from the coding sequence GTGACTTCAGCGCCCGCCAAGCCCCGCATCCCCAACGTCCTCGCCGGACGCTACGCCTCGGCCGAACTCGCCACGCTCTGGTCCCCCGAGCAGAAGGTGAAGCTGGAGCGGCAGCTCTGGCTCGCCGTGCTGCGGGCCCAGAAGGACCTCGGCATCGAGGTGCCGGAGGGGGCGATCGCCGACTATGAACACGTCCTGGACACCGTCGACCTGGCCTCGATCGCCGAACGCGAGAAGGTCACCCGGCACGACGTGAAGGCGCGGATCGAGGAGTTCAACGACCTCGCCGGGCACGAGCACGTGCACAAGGGCATGACCTCCCGTGACCTCACGGAGAACGTCGAACAGCTACAGATCCGGCTCTCGCTGGAGCTGATGCGCGACCGTACGGTGGCCGTCCTGGCGCGCCTCGGCAGGCTCGCCGGGGAGTACGCGGAGCTGGTCATGGCCGGCCGCTCGCACAACGTGGCCGCGCAGGCCACCACCCTGGGCAAGCGCTTCGCGACCGCCGCCGACGAGCTGCTCGTCGCCCACGCCCGCCTCGAGGAGCTGCTGGACCGGTACCCGCTGCGGGGCATCAAGGGTCCGGTCGGTACCGCGCAGGACATGCTGGACCTGCTCGGTGGTGATGCCTCGAAGCTCGCCGAACTGGAGAACAGGGTCGCACGGCACCTCGGCTTCTCGCAGGCCCTCACCTCGGTGGGCCAGGTCTATCCGCGCTCACTGGACTACGAGGTCGTCACCGCGCTGGTGCAGCTGGCGGCGGCGCCGTCCTCTTTGGCCAAGACGATCCGTCTGATGGCCGGGCACGAACTGGTCACCGAGGGGTTCAAGCCGGGCCAGGTGGGCTCCTCGGCGATGCCGCACAAGATGAACACCCGCTCCTGCGAGCGCGTCAACGGCCTCATGGTGATCCTGCGCGGCTATGCGTCGATGACCGGCGAGCTTGCGGGCGACCAGTGGAACGAGGGCGACGTGTCCTGCTCGGTGGTGCGCCGGGTCGCACTACCGGACGCGTTCTTCGCGCTGGACGGTCTGCTGGAGACCTTCCTGACGGTCCTCGACGAATTCGGCGCGTTCCCCGCCGTCATCGCCCGTGAACTGGACCGTTACCTGCCCTTCCTGGCCACCACCAAGGTGCTGATGGGTGCCGTCCGGGCCGGTGTCGGCCGCGAGGTCGCGCACGAAGCGATCAAGGAGAACGCCGTGTCCACCGCGCTCGCGATGCGCGAGCAGGGCGCCGAGCGTAACGACCTGCTCGACAAGCTCGCCGCCGACGAGCGCCTGCCGCTCGACCGTGAGCAGCTTCAGGCCTTGATGGCCGACAAGCTGTCCTTCACCGGGGCCGCTGGCGACCAGGTCGGCGCGGTCATCGGCCGGATCGAGGAGATCGCCAAGCAACGCCCGGAGGCCGCCGGCTACACCCCTGGAGCGATCCTCTGA
- a CDS encoding alpha/beta fold hydrolase produces the protein MSATVSFKVPTPHGPKDVTVSYARVGHGEPLVLLHGIGHHRQAWDPVVDILATERDVIALDLPGFGASPALPNGLSYDLPTTDSVLGALFEALDLDRPHIAGNSLGGLLALELGREKLVRSVTALSPAGFWTQAERRYAFAVLLAMRGIAQRLPLPLVERLSRTAAGRTALTSTIYGRPTRRAPKAVVAETLALAGATGFDATLRAGTTVQFTDDLPGLPVTVAWGTRDRLLVRRQGIRAKRIIPQARLVQLPGCGHCPMNDDPALVARVILDCSR, from the coding sequence ATGTCCGCCACCGTCTCCTTCAAGGTCCCCACCCCACACGGCCCGAAGGACGTGACCGTGTCCTACGCGCGCGTGGGGCACGGTGAACCGCTGGTCCTGCTGCACGGCATCGGCCACCACCGGCAGGCCTGGGACCCGGTCGTGGACATCCTCGCCACCGAACGCGATGTGATCGCCCTCGACCTCCCCGGCTTCGGGGCCTCCCCCGCCCTACCGAACGGCCTCTCCTACGACCTGCCCACCACCGACTCCGTGCTCGGCGCCCTGTTCGAGGCGCTCGACCTCGACCGTCCGCACATAGCCGGCAACTCGCTGGGCGGCCTGCTCGCCCTGGAACTCGGCCGGGAGAAGCTCGTACGCTCCGTCACGGCCCTGTCCCCGGCTGGCTTCTGGACGCAGGCCGAGCGCCGGTACGCCTTCGCGGTGCTGCTCGCCATGCGGGGCATCGCACAGCGCCTCCCGCTGCCGCTGGTGGAACGCCTGAGCCGCACCGCGGCCGGCCGCACCGCGCTGACCAGCACCATCTACGGCCGTCCGACGCGTCGGGCCCCAAAAGCCGTGGTCGCCGAGACGCTGGCCCTCGCGGGAGCCACCGGTTTCGACGCGACGCTGCGCGCGGGCACCACCGTCCAATTCACCGACGACCTGCCGGGCCTGCCGGTCACGGTGGCGTGGGGCACCCGGGACCGGCTCCTGGTCCGGCGCCAGGGCATCCGGGCCAAGCGGATCATCCCGCAGGCGCGACTGGTGCAGTTGCCCGGCTGCGGCCACTGCCCGATGAACGACGACCCGGCGCTGGTCGCACGGGTCATCCTGGACTGCAGCCGCTGA